One Mixta gaviniae genomic window carries:
- the narH gene encoding nitrate reductase subunit beta encodes MRIRSQVGMVMNLDKCIGCHTCSITCKNVWTGREGMEYAWFNNVETKPGIGYPKAWEDQEKWKGGWIRKINGKLEPRLGGKAGVMAKIFANPEVPGIDDYYEPFSFDYQHLHNAPEGKYQPTARPRSLVSGQRMKKIEWGPNWEEILGGEFSLRSKDSNFVAMQKEMYGQFENTFMMYLPRLCEHCLNPSCVATCPSGAIYKREEDGIVLIDQDKCRGWRLCISGCPYKKIYFNWKSGKSEKCIFCYPRIESGMPTVCSETCVGRIRYLGVVLYDADRIADAASAEHETDLYERQLEVFLDPNDPQVIAEALAQGIPENVLEAAQKSPVWKLAMDWKLALPLHPEYRTLPMVWYVPPLSPIQSVADAGQLPKSDGVLPAVESLRIPVQYLANLLTAGDTAPVLRALKRMMAMRHYKRSQTVEGVTDTRAIDEVGLSVAQVEDMYRYLAIANYEDRFVIPTSHRELAADAFPERNGCGFTFGDGCHGSDSKFNLFNSRRIDAINITHKAEGE; translated from the coding sequence ATGAGAATACGTTCACAGGTCGGGATGGTAATGAATCTCGATAAATGCATCGGCTGCCATACCTGTTCCATTACCTGCAAAAACGTCTGGACCGGGCGCGAAGGGATGGAGTATGCCTGGTTCAATAACGTTGAAACCAAGCCGGGTATCGGCTACCCGAAGGCCTGGGAAGATCAGGAAAAGTGGAAAGGCGGCTGGATCAGGAAAATTAACGGCAAGCTGGAGCCGCGTCTCGGCGGCAAGGCGGGGGTGATGGCGAAAATTTTCGCCAACCCGGAAGTGCCGGGCATCGATGACTATTACGAGCCGTTTAGCTTCGACTATCAGCATCTGCATAACGCGCCGGAAGGTAAATATCAGCCGACCGCGCGCCCGCGTTCGCTGGTCAGCGGCCAGCGCATGAAAAAAATCGAGTGGGGGCCGAACTGGGAGGAGATCCTGGGCGGCGAATTCAGCCTGCGCTCCAAAGACAGTAACTTTGTCGCCATGCAGAAGGAGATGTACGGCCAGTTTGAAAACACCTTTATGATGTACTTGCCGCGGCTGTGCGAACACTGCCTCAACCCCAGCTGCGTGGCGACCTGTCCCAGCGGCGCGATTTACAAGCGCGAAGAGGATGGCATTGTGCTGATCGATCAGGATAAATGCCGCGGCTGGCGCCTCTGTATCAGCGGCTGCCCGTATAAGAAAATCTACTTTAACTGGAAAAGCGGCAAGTCGGAGAAGTGCATCTTCTGTTATCCGCGCATCGAGTCGGGGATGCCGACCGTCTGTTCAGAAACCTGCGTCGGGCGCATTCGCTATCTCGGCGTGGTGCTGTATGACGCCGACCGTATCGCCGATGCCGCCAGCGCCGAGCATGAAACCGATCTTTATGAGCGGCAGCTGGAGGTGTTTCTCGACCCCAATGACCCGCAGGTGATCGCCGAAGCGCTGGCGCAGGGCATTCCGGAGAATGTGCTGGAGGCGGCGCAGAAATCGCCGGTGTGGAAGCTGGCGATGGACTGGAAGCTGGCGCTGCCGCTGCATCCCGAATACCGCACGTTGCCGATGGTCTGGTACGTGCCGCCGCTGTCGCCGATCCAGTCGGTGGCGGACGCCGGTCAGCTGCCGAAGAGCGACGGCGTGCTGCCGGCGGTGGAATCGCTGCGCATTCCGGTGCAATACCTGGCGAACCTGCTGACCGCCGGCGATACCGCGCCGGTGCTGCGAGCGCTGAAGCGCATGATGGCAATGCGCCACTACAAGCGCTCGCAGACGGTCGAGGGCGTTACCGATACGCGCGCCATCGACGAGGTGGGGCTAAGCGTGGCGCAGGTGGAAGATATGTATCGCTACCTGGCGATCGCTAACTATGAGGATCGCTTCGTGATCCCCACCAGCCACCGCGAGCTGGCGGCCGATGCCTTCCCGGAGCGCAACGGCTGCGGCTTCACCTTCGGCGACGGCTGCCACGGCAGCGACAGCAAATTTAACCTGTTCAACAGCCGCCGCATCGACGCTATCAATATCACTCACAAAGCGGAGGGCGAATAA
- a CDS encoding nitrate reductase subunit alpha: MSKLVDKFRYFKQKSDTFSDGHGQLMNSNRDWEDSYRQRWQFDKIVRSTHGVNCTGSCSWKIYVKNGLVTWETQQTDYPRTRPDLPNHEPRGCPRGASYSWYIYSANRLKYPLVRKRLVELWREALAQHSDPVDAWGSIVTDPEKSRSYKEARGHGGFIRSDWRELNTLIAAANIWTIKECGPDRVAGFSPIPAMSMISYAAGTRYLSLIGATSLSFYDWYCDLPPASPMTWGEQTDVPESADWYNSSYIIAWGSNVPQTRTPDAHFFTEVRYKGTKTIAISPDYSEVAKLCDQWLSPKQGTDSALAMAMGHVILKEFHLNNPSDYFLGYARRYTDMPMLVLLEEDAAGYYTSGRLLRAADLADGLGESNNPDWKTVAFSETGELVAPNGAAGFRWGEKGKWNLEPMAAGREVTLRLSLIDDRDEVVPVAFPYYGGNESPNFRHVKQDPILLHQLPVKQITLADGSAGRVVTVYDLLLANYGLDRGLEDANCAQSYNDVKAYTPAWAEQISGVPRQHLETIAREFAETAHKTRGRSMIIVGAGLNHWYHMDMNYRGLINMLVFCGCVGQTGGGWAHYVGQEKLRPQTGWMPLAFALDWNRPPRQMNSTSYFYAHASQWRFEKLSIGELLSPIAQKQRFSGQLIDFNVRAERMGWLPSAPQLNTNPLRIAAQAKQAGQSPVDYTVGALKSGQLRFACEQPDDGNNHPRNLFIWRSNLLGSSGKGHEYLLKYLLGTDSGIQGEECVGKGDAIPEEVEWQTKALEGKLDLLVTLDFRMSTTCLFSDVVLPTASWYEKDDMNTTDMHPFIHPLSAAVDPVWESRTDWEIYKDIAKTFSTLCVGHLGQETDVVLQPIQHDSPAELAQPYDIKEWHKGECDLIPGKTAPNIIAVERDYPATWDRFTSVGPLLEKIGNGGKGINWQTASEVELLRQLNYVKPDGPAKGQPMINSAIDAAEMILTLAPETNGKVAVKAWEALGEITGREHTHLARRKEEEKIRFRDIQAQPRKIISSPTWSGLEDEHVSYNSSYTNVHELIPWRTLSGRQQLYQDHPWMRAFGESLVAYRPPIDTRSVTQLQHIPSNGYPEKALNFLTPHQKWGIHSTYSENLLMLTMSRGGPIIWMSEDDARELEIKDNDWVEVFNANGALTCRAVVSQRVKPGSTMMYHAQERITNIPGSEVTGIRGGFHNSVTRICPKPTHMIGGYAHLAYSFNYYGTVGSNRDEFIMIRKMKNINWLDGEGQDQVQGEAK, encoded by the coding sequence ATGAGCAAGCTCGTGGATAAGTTCCGTTATTTTAAGCAGAAAAGCGACACGTTCTCCGATGGTCACGGTCAGCTGATGAACAGCAACCGCGACTGGGAGGACAGCTATCGCCAGCGCTGGCAGTTCGATAAAATCGTGCGTTCGACACACGGGGTGAACTGTACCGGCTCCTGCAGCTGGAAGATTTACGTTAAAAACGGCCTTGTTACCTGGGAGACGCAGCAGACTGACTATCCGCGCACCCGTCCCGACCTGCCTAACCATGAACCGCGCGGCTGCCCGCGCGGCGCCAGCTACTCCTGGTATATCTACAGCGCCAACCGTCTGAAATATCCGCTGGTACGCAAGCGTCTGGTGGAGCTGTGGCGCGAGGCGCTGGCGCAGCATAGTGATCCGGTCGACGCCTGGGGATCGATCGTCACTGACCCGGAAAAAAGCCGCAGCTATAAAGAGGCGCGCGGCCACGGCGGCTTTATCCGCTCCGACTGGCGCGAGCTGAATACCCTGATCGCCGCCGCCAATATCTGGACCATCAAAGAGTGCGGCCCGGACCGCGTGGCGGGCTTCTCGCCGATCCCGGCGATGTCGATGATCTCTTACGCCGCCGGCACCCGCTATTTGTCGCTGATCGGCGCCACCAGCCTCAGCTTTTATGACTGGTATTGCGATCTGCCGCCGGCGTCGCCGATGACCTGGGGCGAACAGACCGACGTACCGGAATCGGCGGACTGGTACAACTCCAGCTACATCATCGCCTGGGGCTCTAACGTGCCGCAAACGCGCACGCCCGACGCCCACTTCTTTACGGAGGTGCGCTACAAAGGCACTAAAACCATCGCCATCAGCCCCGACTATTCCGAAGTGGCCAAGCTGTGCGACCAGTGGCTATCGCCGAAGCAGGGCACCGACAGCGCGCTGGCGATGGCGATGGGCCACGTCATTCTGAAAGAGTTTCACCTCAATAATCCCAGCGACTACTTCCTCGGCTACGCGCGGCGTTACACCGATATGCCGATGCTGGTGCTGCTGGAAGAGGACGCGGCGGGCTACTATACCTCCGGCCGCCTGCTGCGCGCCGCCGACCTCGCCGATGGGTTAGGTGAAAGTAATAACCCCGACTGGAAAACCGTCGCCTTCAGCGAAACCGGCGAGCTGGTGGCGCCGAACGGCGCCGCCGGTTTCCGCTGGGGCGAGAAGGGCAAATGGAACCTGGAGCCAATGGCGGCGGGCCGCGAGGTCACGCTGCGCCTCAGCCTGATCGACGATCGCGATGAGGTTGTGCCGGTGGCGTTTCCCTACTACGGCGGCAATGAAAGCCCCAATTTCCGCCACGTAAAACAGGATCCGATCCTGCTGCATCAGCTGCCGGTAAAACAGATCACCCTGGCGGACGGCAGCGCAGGTCGGGTGGTCACCGTCTACGATCTGCTGCTGGCCAACTACGGGCTGGATCGCGGGCTGGAGGATGCCAACTGCGCGCAAAGCTACAATGACGTGAAAGCCTATACGCCCGCCTGGGCAGAGCAGATCAGCGGCGTGCCGCGCCAGCATCTGGAGACCATCGCGCGTGAATTTGCCGAGACCGCCCATAAAACGCGCGGGCGCTCAATGATCATCGTCGGTGCCGGTCTCAACCACTGGTACCACATGGATATGAACTACCGTGGCCTGATCAATATGCTGGTGTTCTGCGGCTGCGTTGGGCAGACCGGCGGCGGCTGGGCGCACTATGTCGGTCAGGAGAAGCTCCGCCCGCAGACTGGCTGGATGCCGCTGGCGTTCGCCCTCGACTGGAACCGGCCGCCGCGCCAGATGAACAGCACCTCCTACTTTTACGCCCACGCCAGCCAGTGGCGCTTTGAAAAGCTGAGCATCGGCGAGCTGCTGTCGCCGATTGCGCAGAAGCAGCGCTTCAGCGGGCAGCTGATCGACTTCAACGTGCGCGCCGAGCGCATGGGCTGGCTGCCGTCGGCGCCGCAGCTCAACACCAACCCGCTGCGTATCGCCGCGCAGGCGAAGCAGGCAGGTCAGTCGCCGGTGGATTACACGGTCGGGGCGCTGAAAAGCGGCCAGCTGCGCTTCGCCTGCGAGCAGCCGGACGATGGCAACAACCATCCGCGCAATCTGTTTATCTGGCGCTCCAACCTGCTCGGATCTTCCGGCAAGGGGCATGAGTACCTGCTGAAATACCTGCTCGGTACCGACAGCGGCATTCAGGGCGAAGAGTGCGTCGGCAAGGGAGACGCCATTCCGGAAGAGGTGGAGTGGCAGACCAAAGCGCTGGAGGGCAAACTCGATCTGCTGGTGACGCTCGATTTCCGCATGTCCACCACCTGCCTGTTCTCCGACGTGGTGTTGCCGACCGCTTCCTGGTATGAGAAAGATGATATGAACACCACGGATATGCATCCGTTTATTCATCCGCTTTCTGCCGCCGTCGACCCGGTCTGGGAATCGCGCACCGACTGGGAGATCTATAAGGATATCGCCAAAACCTTCTCGACGCTTTGCGTCGGCCATCTTGGCCAGGAGACCGACGTGGTGTTGCAGCCCATTCAGCACGATTCACCCGCGGAGCTGGCGCAGCCCTATGACATCAAAGAGTGGCATAAAGGCGAGTGCGATCTGATCCCCGGCAAAACCGCGCCGAACATCATCGCCGTCGAACGTGACTATCCCGCCACCTGGGATCGCTTTACCTCGGTCGGCCCGCTGCTGGAGAAGATCGGCAACGGCGGCAAGGGGATCAACTGGCAAACGGCGAGCGAAGTGGAGCTGTTGCGTCAGCTGAACTATGTCAAGCCGGATGGCCCGGCGAAAGGGCAGCCGATGATCAACAGCGCCATCGACGCGGCGGAGATGATCCTGACGCTGGCGCCGGAAACCAACGGCAAGGTGGCGGTGAAGGCCTGGGAGGCGCTGGGCGAGATCACCGGCCGCGAGCATACCCATCTGGCGCGGCGCAAGGAGGAGGAGAAAATCCGCTTCCGCGACATTCAGGCGCAGCCGCGCAAAATCATCTCCAGTCCCACCTGGTCCGGGCTGGAGGATGAGCATGTCTCTTATAATTCCAGCTATACCAACGTGCATGAGCTGATCCCGTGGCGCACCCTTTCCGGCCGCCAGCAGCTCTATCAGGATCACCCATGGATGCGCGCCTTCGGCGAAAGCCTGGTCGCCTATCGTCCGCCGATCGATACCCGCAGCGTAACGCAGCTGCAGCATATTCCGTCGAACGGCTACCCGGAAAAGGCGCTGAACTTCCTGACGCCGCACCAGAAATGGGGCATTCACTCCACCTACAGCGAAAACCTGCTGATGCTGACCATGTCGCGCGGCGGGCCGATTATCTGGATGAGCGAGGATGACGCGCGCGAGCTGGAGATCAAGGATAACGACTGGGTGGAAGTGTTCAACGCCAACGGCGCACTGACCTGCCGCGCGGTAGTGAGCCAGCGCGTTAAGCCCGGTTCGACAATGATGTATCACGCCCAGGAGCGCATCACCAATATCCCCGGCTCTGAAGTGACCGGCATCCGCGGCGGTTTCCATAACTCCGTGACCCGCATCTGTCCGAAACCGACCCATATGATCGGCGGCTATGCCCATCTCGCCTACAGCTTTAACTATTACGGCACTGTAGGCTCCAACCGCGACGAGTTCATTATGATCCGCAAGATGAAAAACATTAACTGGCTGGATGGCGAAGGTCAGGATCAGGTGCAGGGGGAGGCGAAATGA
- the narU gene encoding nitrate/nitrite transporter NarU, whose product MALDQRNTHAALQGWDAENPRFWAQTGKKIAQRNLWVSVFALLLAFCVWMLFSAVAVNLNKVGFNFTTDQLFLLTALPSLSGAILRVPYSFAVPLVGGRQWSVISTAILIIPCVWLGFAVQNTATPYSVFITISLLCGFAGANFASSMGNISFFFPKARQGSALGINGGLGNLGVSVMQLVTPVVITLPLFAFLGVHGVDQPDGNALWLANAAWIWVPLLAIAVAAAWFGMDTLAGTQASLREQLVVLKRGHMWLLSLLYLATFGSFIGFSAGFAMLAKTQFPAVDILRLAFFGPFLGALARSVGGIVSDKLGGIRVTLINFILMALFTLLLFSTLPGHGTGSFTAFFAVFMGLFLTAGLGSGSTFQMIAVIFRTLTRKRVLAAGGTEAQAQHIAVTETAAALGFISAIGAIGGFFIPKAFGTSLAMTGSPVGAMKVFLVFYIVCILVTWLVYGRRTSKN is encoded by the coding sequence ATGGCTTTAGATCAACGCAACACGCACGCCGCGCTGCAGGGCTGGGACGCGGAAAACCCGCGCTTCTGGGCGCAGACCGGAAAAAAAATCGCCCAACGTAATTTGTGGGTCTCGGTTTTCGCCCTGCTACTGGCTTTCTGTGTCTGGATGCTGTTCAGCGCGGTGGCGGTCAACCTCAATAAAGTCGGCTTTAACTTCACGACCGATCAGCTGTTTCTGCTTACCGCGTTACCGTCGCTCTCCGGGGCGATCCTGCGTGTGCCGTACTCCTTCGCCGTGCCGCTGGTCGGCGGGCGGCAGTGGTCGGTGATCAGCACTGCCATCCTGATTATTCCCTGCGTCTGGCTCGGCTTCGCCGTACAGAACACCGCCACGCCCTATAGCGTATTTATCACTATTTCCCTGCTGTGCGGCTTCGCCGGGGCGAACTTCGCCTCCAGCATGGGCAACATCAGCTTCTTTTTTCCCAAGGCGCGGCAGGGCAGCGCGCTGGGGATTAACGGCGGGCTGGGCAACCTTGGCGTCAGCGTGATGCAGCTGGTGACGCCGGTGGTGATCACGCTGCCGCTGTTCGCCTTTCTCGGCGTGCATGGGGTCGATCAGCCGGACGGCAACGCGCTGTGGCTGGCGAACGCCGCCTGGATTTGGGTGCCGCTGCTGGCGATCGCCGTCGCGGCCGCCTGGTTCGGCATGGATACCCTGGCAGGCACCCAGGCATCGCTGCGCGAACAGCTGGTGGTGCTGAAGCGCGGCCATATGTGGCTGCTGAGCCTGCTCTATCTGGCGACCTTCGGCTCCTTTATCGGCTTTTCCGCCGGCTTTGCCATGCTGGCGAAAACGCAGTTTCCTGCCGTGGATATTTTGCGGCTCGCCTTTTTCGGCCCTTTTCTTGGCGCGCTGGCGCGCTCGGTAGGCGGCATCGTCTCCGATAAGCTTGGCGGCATCCGCGTTACGCTGATCAACTTTATCCTGATGGCGCTGTTCACCCTGCTGCTCTTTTCCACGCTGCCGGGCCACGGCACGGGCAGCTTTACCGCCTTTTTCGCCGTGTTTATGGGGCTGTTTCTCACAGCCGGCCTCGGCAGCGGCTCGACCTTTCAGATGATCGCGGTCATCTTCCGCACCCTTACGCGCAAACGCGTGCTGGCCGCCGGCGGCACTGAAGCGCAGGCGCAGCATATCGCGGTAACGGAAACCGCGGCGGCGCTCGGCTTTATCTCCGCCATCGGCGCTATCGGTGGCTTCTTTATTCCAAAAGCCTTTGGCACCTCACTGGCGATGACCGGATCGCCGGTCGGCGCCATGAAGGTGTTCCTGGTGTTTTATATCGTTTGCATTCTGGTGACCTGGCTGGTTTACGGGCGCCGCACGTCTAAAAACTGA
- a CDS encoding flavin reductase family protein: MSPFQPVALNHASRLLNHGPTVLITSVDAASGRRNVMAAAWSTPVEFVPARIAIVVDKSAWSRDIIEQSQAFGICIPTAAIADLTWAVGSVSGRDEDKFARYGIEALSGPELGLPVIEQGCAAWLECRLLPATEAQQQYDTLFGEVVAAAADARVFSEGRWRFSPDRPESHTLHHLGAGTFVTSGPLVQAKPL; encoded by the coding sequence ATGTCCCCTTTTCAACCCGTCGCGCTTAACCATGCCAGCCGCCTGCTCAACCACGGCCCTACGGTGCTGATCACCAGCGTCGATGCCGCCTCCGGCCGCCGCAATGTGATGGCCGCCGCCTGGTCGACGCCGGTAGAGTTCGTACCGGCGCGCATCGCCATCGTGGTGGATAAAAGTGCCTGGTCGCGCGATATCATCGAGCAAAGCCAGGCGTTCGGCATCTGCATTCCTACCGCTGCGATCGCCGATCTCACCTGGGCGGTGGGCAGCGTCTCCGGACGCGACGAGGATAAGTTCGCCCGCTACGGCATTGAGGCACTGAGCGGCCCCGAACTGGGCCTGCCGGTGATCGAACAGGGCTGCGCCGCCTGGCTGGAGTGCCGTCTGCTGCCGGCCACCGAGGCGCAGCAGCAGTACGATACGCTGTTTGGCGAGGTGGTCGCCGCCGCCGCCGACGCGCGCGTCTTCAGCGAGGGCCGCTGGCGCTTCTCCCCGGATCGCCCGGAAAGCCATACGCTGCATCACCTGGGCGCCGGTACCTTCGTGACCAGCGGCCCGCTGGTGCAGGCGAAACCGCTCTAA
- a CDS encoding membrane-bound PQQ-dependent dehydrogenase, glucose/quinate/shikimate family, with product MVNKITGVVIALLGAAMLYMGGKLLLLGGSPFYAIMAAGLLVIAVTLLLNKKIALTVCAVLLWITLFWMIYEVGFDKWQWIPRGDILGLVGVWLAMPWVVRPLTGRKFHPFLGSTLIIIVAIVIGMMFYDPLPQEGNIANDRQPADAAVAQNDWAAYGGTSNGLRFSALNQINKQNVKDLEVAWTYHTGDLRQGDDASEYTFEATPLKVNNTLYFCTPHNEVHALVPETGALKWKYVPEKDRSYLQQHQTCRGVSYYEASDAQQQQAATPALCRKRIFNATTDAKLVALDADTGKRCADFGNDGIVDLRANMGEIRPHALMQTAAPLVAGKLVIVGGSVMDNGFDSGNPSGVIRAYDAQSGRLVWNFDPANPAQTQPIAAGQNYPYDTPVAWGTLSADVKNGLVYVPFGNASPDELGIERDANSNTEKFRDALVALDLQTGTFKWRFQSSNHDLWDRDNPSQPSLLDIDYQGNRQPVVVLPTKTGNLFVLNRLTGQPVYPIKQVPVSTDGVAGEKFAATQPVSSLNFLPEPLTEKSMWGITPFDQMACRMDFKSLRYDGNPWTPSTEQGSIVFPGNIGVFNWGSVAIDPQRQILIASPVRLAYKYTLIKRTPETATKRMFTQDGQPYWNENFHGDYAIHIQQLASSLGIPCIAPPWGRMVGVDLKSGKTEWLRRVGTTKNLSTSFLPGRFPIGFPMGMVAHGGPLTTAGDLVFHGATADNFFRAYDISSGKLLWQTELEAGAQATPSTWLGNDGKQYVVIAAGGHGSLGTMLGDSVVAFRLK from the coding sequence ATGGTTAACAAAATAACCGGCGTTGTCATCGCCCTGCTGGGCGCGGCAATGCTCTATATGGGCGGCAAGCTGCTGTTGCTTGGGGGCAGCCCATTCTACGCAATAATGGCGGCAGGGCTGTTAGTGATTGCCGTCACGCTGCTGCTGAACAAAAAAATCGCCCTGACGGTATGCGCCGTGCTGCTGTGGATCACGCTGTTCTGGATGATCTACGAAGTGGGCTTCGATAAATGGCAGTGGATCCCGCGCGGCGATATTCTTGGCCTGGTCGGCGTCTGGCTGGCGATGCCGTGGGTGGTGCGCCCGCTCACCGGCCGCAAATTCCATCCTTTCCTCGGCTCAACGCTGATTATCATCGTGGCGATCGTGATCGGCATGATGTTTTACGATCCGCTGCCGCAGGAAGGGAATATCGCCAATGATCGTCAGCCTGCCGACGCCGCGGTGGCGCAGAATGACTGGGCAGCCTACGGCGGCACCAGCAACGGCCTGCGCTTCTCGGCGCTGAACCAGATCAACAAGCAGAACGTGAAGGATCTGGAAGTTGCCTGGACCTACCACACCGGCGACCTGCGCCAGGGCGACGACGCCAGCGAATATACCTTCGAAGCCACGCCGCTAAAGGTTAACAACACCCTTTATTTCTGTACCCCGCATAACGAAGTGCATGCGCTGGTGCCGGAAACCGGCGCGCTGAAGTGGAAATATGTGCCGGAGAAAGATCGCTCCTATCTGCAGCAGCATCAAACCTGCCGCGGCGTCAGCTACTATGAGGCGAGCGATGCGCAGCAGCAGCAGGCGGCAACGCCGGCCCTTTGCCGCAAGCGCATCTTTAACGCCACCACTGATGCGAAGCTGGTGGCGCTGGATGCGGATACCGGCAAGCGCTGCGCCGATTTCGGCAACGACGGTATCGTCGATCTGCGCGCCAACATGGGCGAAATTCGTCCGCACGCGCTGATGCAGACCGCCGCGCCGCTGGTGGCGGGCAAGCTGGTGATCGTAGGCGGCTCGGTGATGGATAACGGCTTCGACAGCGGCAACCCGTCAGGCGTGATCCGCGCCTATGATGCGCAGAGCGGACGTCTGGTCTGGAACTTTGATCCGGCCAACCCGGCACAAACGCAGCCGATCGCCGCGGGCCAGAACTACCCGTACGATACGCCGGTCGCCTGGGGCACCCTGAGCGCCGATGTGAAGAACGGCCTGGTCTATGTGCCGTTCGGCAACGCCTCGCCGGATGAGCTGGGCATCGAGCGCGACGCGAACAGCAACACCGAGAAGTTCCGCGATGCGCTGGTGGCGCTTGATCTGCAGACCGGCACGTTTAAATGGCGTTTCCAGAGTTCCAACCACGACCTGTGGGACCGCGACAATCCGTCGCAGCCTTCGCTGCTGGATATCGATTACCAGGGCAACCGCCAGCCGGTCGTCGTGCTGCCGACCAAAACCGGCAACCTGTTTGTGCTGAATCGCCTGACCGGCCAGCCGGTCTACCCGATTAAGCAGGTGCCGGTCTCTACCGACGGCGTCGCGGGCGAGAAGTTCGCCGCCACTCAGCCGGTCTCCAGCCTGAACTTCCTGCCGGAGCCGCTGACGGAGAAATCGATGTGGGGCATCACGCCGTTCGACCAGATGGCGTGCCGCATGGATTTCAAATCGCTACGCTACGACGGCAACCCGTGGACGCCTTCAACCGAGCAAGGCTCGATTGTCTTCCCGGGCAACATCGGCGTATTTAACTGGGGCTCAGTAGCGATCGATCCGCAGCGTCAGATCCTGATCGCGTCGCCGGTGCGCCTGGCTTATAAATACACCTTGATCAAGCGCACCCCGGAAACCGCCACCAAACGCATGTTCACCCAGGACGGCCAGCCTTACTGGAATGAAAACTTCCACGGCGACTACGCGATCCATATTCAGCAGCTGGCTTCCAGCCTGGGGATCCCGTGTATCGCGCCGCCGTGGGGACGCATGGTGGGCGTGGATCTGAAAAGCGGCAAAACCGAATGGCTGCGTCGCGTCGGCACCACGAAAAACCTGAGTACCAGCTTCCTGCCGGGCCGCTTCCCGATCGGCTTCCCGATGGGCATGGTGGCGCACGGCGGGCCGTTGACCACTGCAGGCGACCTGGTATTCCACGGCGCGACGGCGGATAACTTCTTCCGCGCCTACGACATCAGCAGCGGCAAGCTGCTGTGGCAGACCGAGCTGGAGGCCGGCGCGCAGGCAACGCCATCCACCTGGCTGGGCAACGACGGTAAACAGTATGTTGTGATCGCCGCCGGCGGCCACGGCTCGCTGGGTACCATGCTGGGCGACAGCGTGGTAGCGTTCCGTCTGAAGTAA
- a CDS encoding MarR family winged helix-turn-helix transcriptional regulator yields MHPLLDREAFHLMRQLFQEHTACWQQQLPDLTKPQYSVLRAVAAKPGIEQVELIDAAVSTKATLAEMLSRLEKRGVIRREHAPEDKRRRFVYLTPEGEAQLQQAMPLANQTDRAFLHRLTTEEQQEFVRLLGKMTGAGAEKG; encoded by the coding sequence ATGCACCCGCTGCTGGACCGAGAAGCGTTTCATCTGATGCGTCAGCTGTTTCAGGAACATACTGCCTGCTGGCAGCAGCAGTTGCCCGATCTCACCAAGCCGCAATATTCGGTGCTGCGCGCGGTGGCGGCGAAGCCGGGCATAGAGCAAGTTGAGCTGATCGACGCCGCCGTCAGCACCAAAGCGACGCTGGCGGAGATGCTTTCACGGCTGGAGAAGCGCGGGGTGATACGTCGCGAACACGCGCCGGAGGATAAGCGCCGACGTTTTGTCTACCTCACCCCGGAAGGCGAGGCGCAGCTGCAGCAGGCGATGCCGTTGGCGAATCAGACTGACCGTGCGTTCCTTCATCGCCTGACAACAGAGGAACAGCAGGAGTTTGTCCGGTTGCTGGGCAAAATGACCGGGGCGGGGGCGGAAAAAGGCTAG
- a CDS encoding non-oxidative hydroxyarylic acid decarboxylases subunit B yields the protein MRLIVGMTGATGAPLGVALLQALQRMPEVETHLVMSKWAKTTIELETPWSARDVAAMADVCHSPGDQAATISSGSFKTDGMVIIPCSMKTLAGIRAGYADGLVGRAADVVMKEQRKLVLVPRETPLSTIHLENMLALSRLGVAMVPPMPAWYNHPASVEDITHHIVARVLDQFGLAYPQARRWQGLTHAPHQDND from the coding sequence ATGAGACTGATAGTCGGGATGACCGGCGCTACCGGCGCGCCGTTGGGCGTGGCGCTGCTACAGGCGCTGCAGAGGATGCCGGAGGTGGAAACGCATCTGGTGATGTCGAAATGGGCGAAAACCACCATTGAACTGGAAACGCCGTGGAGCGCGCGCGACGTCGCCGCGATGGCGGATGTTTGCCACAGCCCGGGCGACCAGGCTGCCACCATCTCATCCGGATCGTTCAAAACTGACGGCATGGTGATTATTCCCTGCAGCATGAAAACCCTGGCGGGCATTCGCGCCGGCTACGCCGACGGGCTGGTGGGCCGCGCCGCCGACGTGGTAATGAAGGAGCAGCGCAAGCTGGTGCTGGTGCCGCGCGAAACCCCGCTCAGCACCATTCATCTGGAAAATATGCTGGCGCTGTCGCGTCTCGGCGTTGCCATGGTGCCGCCGATGCCCGCCTGGTACAACCATCCCGCCTCCGTAGAGGATATTACCCACCATATCGTGGCGCGCGTGCTGGATCAGTTCGGCCTGGCTTATCCGCAGGCCCGACGCTGGCAGGGGCTGACGCACGCCCCTCATCAGGACAACGATTAA